A single window of Treponema denticola ATCC 35405 DNA harbors:
- the trpS gene encoding tryptophan--tRNA ligase translates to MKNIILTGDRPTGKLHIGHYVGSLKNRVALQNSGKYDEIYIMIADAQATTDNADNLEKVRTSVIEVALDYLACGIDPQKSTILVQTQIPELCELTFYYMNLVTLARLERNPTVKNEIKLRGFNTGVNAGGNTGIPVGFLTYPISQAADITAFLANTVPVGEDQMPMIEQTREIVRSFNSLYGETLVEPKELLPANKTCGRLPGTDGKAKMSKSLGNCIYISDSPEEIKKKVMGMFTDPNHLRVEDPGKVEGNPVFAYLDAFARNEHFPEFWSDYSCLNEVKEHYQKGGLGDVKIKKFLNNILQEELRPIREKREAFQKDLPSVYQILIEGTKKAREKAAATTHSVRSAMKINYFEGM, encoded by the coding sequence ATGAAAAACATTATTTTGACAGGGGATAGACCCACAGGAAAACTTCATATAGGGCACTATGTAGGCTCCTTAAAAAACCGGGTGGCTTTGCAGAATTCGGGCAAGTATGACGAAATTTATATTATGATTGCCGATGCGCAGGCTACAACTGACAATGCGGATAATCTTGAAAAAGTGCGTACAAGCGTTATCGAAGTGGCCTTGGATTATCTTGCCTGCGGAATAGACCCTCAAAAATCGACAATCCTCGTGCAGACTCAAATCCCTGAACTTTGCGAGCTTACCTTTTATTATATGAATCTCGTTACCCTGGCCCGCCTTGAACGGAACCCTACGGTAAAAAATGAGATTAAGCTGAGAGGCTTTAACACAGGTGTCAACGCCGGTGGAAACACCGGTATCCCTGTAGGTTTTTTAACCTACCCTATAAGTCAGGCAGCCGATATTACGGCCTTTTTGGCAAATACGGTTCCTGTTGGCGAAGACCAGATGCCCATGATTGAGCAAACGCGCGAGATAGTCCGCTCCTTTAATTCTCTTTACGGGGAAACCTTGGTAGAGCCCAAGGAGCTTTTGCCTGCAAACAAAACCTGCGGCCGGCTTCCCGGAACCGACGGAAAAGCTAAGATGAGTAAGTCGCTCGGCAACTGTATTTATATTTCGGACAGCCCCGAAGAAATCAAAAAGAAGGTAATGGGAATGTTTACAGACCCTAATCACCTCCGTGTTGAAGACCCGGGGAAGGTTGAAGGAAATCCGGTATTTGCTTATCTTGACGCCTTTGCCCGAAATGAGCACTTCCCTGAGTTTTGGAGCGATTATTCATGCTTGAATGAGGTTAAGGAGCATTACCAAAAAGGCGGTCTAGGCGATGTCAAAATTAAAAAATTTTTAAACAATATTTTACAGGAAGAACTTAGGCCAATCAGGGAAAAAAGAGAGGCCTTTCAAAAAGACCTTCCTTCCGTTTATCAAATCCTGATTGAAGGCACCAAAAAAGCAAGGGAAAAAGCCGCAGCTACAACTCATTCTGTCCGCTCTGCAATGAAAATAAACTATTTTGAGGGAATGTGA
- a CDS encoding chemotaxis protein CheW, with amino-acid sequence MANAGGLNKKAKVENDDLLKLVTFQLGEELYGVEIMDVDQIVRVQDVRPIPNAPYYVEGIFNLRSEIIPVISLHKRFHIKKASLDEGDEFLGGFIIIKVENNKIGIIIDRVARVVDVKKEEIQPPPQMIAGIGAEYINGVVRRDPGYLIILDIHRLFNPKELQKITNL; translated from the coding sequence ATGGCAAATGCAGGAGGCCTTAATAAAAAGGCCAAGGTCGAAAATGATGACCTTTTAAAATTAGTTACATTCCAACTCGGAGAAGAACTTTACGGTGTAGAAATTATGGATGTTGACCAAATAGTCAGGGTTCAGGATGTAAGGCCTATTCCGAATGCTCCGTATTATGTTGAAGGAATTTTTAACCTACGAAGCGAAATTATTCCGGTAATAAGTCTTCACAAGAGATTTCACATAAAAAAGGCTTCTTTGGATGAAGGCGATGAGTTTTTGGGCGGCTTTATAATCATAAAGGTTGAGAACAATAAAATAGGTATTATAATCGATAGAGTAGCCCGTGTTGTTGACGTAAAAAAAGAAGAAATACAGCCTCCGCCCCAGATGATTGCAGGTATCGGAGCCGAGTACATTAACGGCGTTGTCCGCCGAGATCCGGGTTATCTGATAATCTTGGATATTCA